The following DNA comes from Pseudorasbora parva isolate DD20220531a chromosome 8, ASM2467924v1, whole genome shotgun sequence.
TCTCATCCCTCTTCTGTTGTTCCTCACCCCTCTCCTCATCCCTCTCCTGTTGTTCCTCATCCCTCTCCTGTTGTTCCTCATCCCTCTTCTGTTGTTCCTCACCCCTCTCCTCATCCCTCTCCTGTTGTTCCTCATCCCTCTCCTGTTGTTTCTCATCCCTCTCCTGTTGTTCCTCATCCCTCTTCTGTTGTTCCTCACCCCTCTCCTCATCCCTCTCCTGTTGTTTCTCATCCCTCTCCTAATGTTCCTCATCCCTCTCCTGATGTTCCTCATCCCTCTCCTGATGTTCCTCATCCCTCTCCTGATGTTCCTCATCCCTCATCTGTTGTTCCTCATCCCTCTCCTGTTGTTCCTCATTCCTCTCCTGTTGTTCCTCATCCCTCTTCTGTTGTTCCTCACCCCTCTCCTCATCCCTCTCCTGTTGTTCCTCATCCCTCTCCTGTTGTTTCTCATCCCTCTCCTGTTGTTCCTCATCCCTCTTCTGTTGTTCCTCACCCCTCTCCTCATCCCTCTCCTGTTGTTCCTCATCCCTCTTCTGTTGTTCCTCACCCCTCTCCTCATCCCTCTCCTGTTGTTCCTCATCCCTCTCCTGTTGTTTCTCATCCCTCTCCTGTTGTTCCTCATCCCTCTTCTGTTGTTCCTCACCCCTCTCCTCATCCCTCTCCTGTTGTTTCTCATCCCTCTCCTAATGTTCCTCATCCCTCTCCTGATGTTCCTCATCCCTCTCCTGATGTTCCTCATCCCTCTCCTGATGTTCCTCATCCCTCATCTGTTGTTCCTCATCCCTCTCCTGTTGTTTCTCATCCCTCTCCTGTTGTTCCTCATCCCTCTTCTGTTGTTCCTCACCCCTCTCCTCATCCCTCTCCTGTTGTTCCTCATCCCTCTCCTGTTGTTTCTCATCCCTCTCCTGTTGTTCCTCATCCCTCTTCTGTTGTTCCTCACCCCTCTCCTCATCCCTCTCCTGTTGTTTCTCATCCCTCTCCTAATGTTCCTCATCCCTCTCCTGATGTTCCTCATCCCTCTCCTGATGTTCCTCATCCCTCTCCTGATGTTCCTCATCCCTCATCTGTTGTTCCTCATCCCTCTCCTGT
Coding sequences within:
- the LOC137084940 gene encoding golgin subfamily A member 6-like protein 25, which produces ERDEKQQERDEERGEEQQKRDEEQQERDEKQQERDEEQQERDEERGEEQQKRDEEQQERDEERDEEQQERDEKQQKRNEEQQERDEEQQMRDEEHQERDEEHQERDEERDEKQQERDEERGEEQQKRDEEQQERDEKQQERDEEQQERDEERGEEQQKRDEEQQERDEKQQERDEEQQMRDEEHQERDEEHQERDEEHQERDEEH